DNA from Bacillus sp. Marseille-P3661:
TCATTCACGGTCTTGAGAGTAATCACTTGTTCTATTTTTCTTTTTCTTAAGTTTTCATCAAGTTCTATGCAGCAACAAGCATGCAGTGCTGCTACATATTGCCACTAAACCTTCTCCTAATACTTATATTTGTGATGGTTTCCCATCAGTTTCTACTTCGCCGGAAATCAGTCTTTTCTAAACATTTCCCACATTGATGTACTAGGATCAGATTGACTTATAAGTTTACCTAATCTGCTGTCCTCCTCCTTATTTTTGTTATCTTAATAGTAACTGCACTTCTAACACGGCACAATTACTAAATTTCACTATTTGAAATTTTCTAAATTATCAAAACTGCATTCTTCACCTCGTTGCAACTAACCACTTCTGTTTCCTCCAAGCCTATGATGTTCGAATAATATCTAACAGCTTCCTCTTAATCCATTACATTAATTTCTGACTCGTTCTACCCGCATGACACCTTTTTGCAATTTACTCATCAAAAATCACAATTTACACCGACAAATATTAAGTGAATTTCACTATTTGAAACTTTCTATAGTTGAATTCCAAATTTCTCCTTCTATCACGTTTAAATCATTTTTTAAAGGCTAATAATGGTGCAGTAGTTGCAAATACAATTGTATATACAAATAAGGAGATAAATATGAAATTTTGCTATAAACAACAAATTGTCCAAATGGTTAGAACGTTATATTTCTGTATGGAAGCACACTGGGCAGAATTAGGAAAACAATATGATATCTCACCCGCTCAACAACATATATTATTTATATTAATTACAAATGGTAAAACACTCACTCCCTCTGAGATAAGTGAACTAGGGTGTTGGCACATATCTACTATTACAAGACTTTTAAAACCACTAAAAGAAAGAGGGTTTGTTACCATTGAAAAAGATCCTAATCGCTCCAAATTCAAGAATGTTACGCTAACTCCAACTGGCGAAAATTTATTTCATAAAATTATTGAGACTATAGCTGAAGATGATTCTTTCCCTTTTATGATGGGGCATTTAACTGACGAAGAATTAGATGAATTTTTACACTATGGTCAAAAGATATTAAATGAAAATAAAGGGAAGGCACTATGTAAAAAGTTATTTAGTGCTAAGATTGATGGAATAAATTATGTTTAATTTTTTTCCTTATAATTATTTTTTCAGGAGTATATAATATGATATTTGGTTTTATATCGGTTTCTTTTTTGCTCTTGCTTGCAATTGCAGTTCCAAAACGCATTTCCGGAATTGAAATTTACGCCACATTCTTTTTTGCTTATTTTTTGGGTATTACAACAGATCTAATTCTCGATTTAAAGTATAATTTATATGGTTATTATAAAGATGGAGTTCAAATTACTAGTATAATATATCTAATTTCCATATACTTTTCAGTCAGTACCTTATTTTTAAACCATTTCCCATATAAAGGAATATTGCTAACTAAAGGTATATATATAATGGCGTGGTCAGTCTTTTCAATTGTATATGAATCAATTATTGTAAGAACGAACCTTTTTTACTATAACGGATGGAAATTATCGTACTCCGCATCTCTATATCCAATTATTTTTACAATATTAGTATTAAATTTATCATTTATAAGAAAGCTGTTAATGATCTATATAAGAAATGCGAAAGCGCCTTGATCAGCCGACAAACAAGGCTTCCTTTTCTTTTAAAAAACAAAGCCTGCTCTCAGTCATATTTTTGAAATATGCATCGAACAGGCTATCAGCATTTCTATTTTTTTATTACTTTTCTTAACTCTTCAATCGTAAGCATTGGTTTTTGGGAGTGGATCATACTGTGACAATTTGAACAAACTAAACAAATATCTTCTACTTCAGTTTGATCCCCATATTCACTATAAGCTGATAACGGTTTTTTATGATGGCCTTCTATGAAATTTTCACCGATCGTTCCATAACTCTCTTCAAAGCTAAATTTACATATTTCACAAAATAATTTACCATATTGGCGCTTTTGCTTTTCCTTTGCAGCTTTAATGATTCTAGGGTCTCTTTCACGTTTTTTATGCAGCTTATAGACTTCTTTACCCTCTGTTGTGTATTTATTTGCTTTCGTCATTAAACCCTTTGATATTAGCAAGTCCACCTCCGTTATTGTGGTTTGAAGAATGGATCGATTTGAGCCAAGCAGCTTTATGTAGGTAGAGAAATTAGTAAGTCCATTTGGCACAGCCTCAGCGTTGGTAGCCAAGGCATTTTCAAAAGCATGAACTTTCTTTATTACTTCATCAACACTGTTGGTTGGAATCTTATATACTTGCGGCTTTCCTGATGCCGGTACTAACTTGAGTAAACGAATGTGTGAAATCAATTGATAATAACGTTGATCAGGTGGAGTAGTTTGATGCGTTTTTAATTTTTCTTCGACAAATGACTGCATATTATCCATTGTGCGATAATAAAGAATCGTTTCAACAACATCTCTCCATTGTTCATACTTATAAGAAGTTGATACGAAATAGTTGAATTCTAAATCTGATATTTCATATTTACCTGTTAATTCGCCTATCTCAATTAACACTTTATATAATAAAAATAATGGATACAGTTGAAACTCCTCTTTAGATTTGGTTTCGAATAGCGGTGTAATACAATATACCTTCTCAATTTGCTGTTCAATAAGATCGAGATAATCGTTTACCTTTTCATAGTTCCCATTAACTCTTTCCTTAATCGCATAAAAAGCTGCTGTTGGTTCACATTTTACATAATCCCTATTAGTTGGATCCAATAATCCAAATACTTTCGATGAAATCATACTTTTAAACATCGATGCCTCTAATTTTATGTTTGAACGGAGATTAAATCGTTCTCTTAATAAATCTAAATCTTTTTGAGTCGCATTGGGTCCAGCATTACTGATAAGATCAACTAAATAACACATCTTTACAAAATTTTTACTATGATTGCCAAAGTACCAATACTTCTTATTCTTGATGGCTAAAATAATATGATCTATATCAATAATCAATTGTAATCTCCCCTTATCAATTCTAAGTATACGCTGCATTTTAAGATAAGCACTTATGCCTACCTATTCAATTTATCTTCAAAAATGTGTTTATTTATGCATAAGAGTAAAGAATAAACAATAATTATTAATTGTAACTTCAAACCAATAAAGCCACCTAACACTTGATTAGGTGGCTTTATTACAAGAAACAATCTATTGTTGTTGATTAGAATATTGCTGAATGATACCAGTTTCGATAATTGCAGCTCGCATATCAGGTGGTATTGAAATAGCTTTTACCCTCTCTCCACCAATACTTGCTAATGCTCGAACTTGATAACCGTAGGCAACTACTTCACCATCTTTAACAAACTCATGACTAAACTTTATCACTTTATCACGCAGCTCAGAAATTGATGTTTGAATGATTACATCGTCTTCATGGTATAAAGGTTTTTTAAATGTACATTTCGATTCGACAGAGGGGATTCCAATTTTATCAACTCTTACTAACTTTGATAGTGGAAATCCTATTGTTTCAAAGAAATTATGTGCTGCTTGGTCCATAAATTTATAAAAATTTGGTGAGAACACAATACCTGCTGCATCAGTGTCTCCCCACTCAACCCTAAAATGATATTTATGTACGTTCATTTATTTCCCTTCTTTCATAGATACGTTTTGAGTGTACTATACTTCCCCGTTTGATGTGTTTCTTCTATTATTCTTATATACTGTGTTATTTAATTGATAATCGCCCCCTGATCCAACGAAGTGAACTACTATTGGTTGAACGTGATTTATATTTATTATAGTTTAAAAAATTGAAATTTTCAAAAATAGTTCACCTTATTATGATAATAATCAGTAAAATATAAACCTTTTAAGTAGCATAGTCACCATTGTAGTGAACTAATGATACATCCTTGACACCTTTTACTTCTGATATATGATTTACAAAAGCTGTGTTATCTATCTTTAGCTTTACTTCAACAGTTAACTCAATCATTTTATTTCGAATAATTTTAGATTTTAATACATAACTTAGATTTTTCATGCTCATTTTTACATTGCTATCAGCATGTTCTTCATAATGAATAACTAATAGAAATACAGTTTCCTTAAATTTTTTTCTTGATAGGAAATAAATAACACCAGCTATAAGCACTGAGCTAATTAAAGACAGTAGAAAAAGGCCAGCTCCACAAGCGATTCCAATAGCAATTGCCCAAAACATAAAGACTATATCAAGTGGATCTTTAATAGCCGTTCTAAAACGCACAATGCTAAGTGCACCAACCATGCCTAATGACAATACAATGTTTGTGCTAATTGTCATTATTATTAGTGACGTAATCATTGTCATTAGCACTAAAGTAATATTGAAATTATGACTATAAACAACACCTTTATAAGTCTTTTTGTATACTACATAAATAAACACCCCTAAAAGAAGTGAAAAAAGCAGTGCGACAATTATCTGAACAATCGACAATTCGATAAACGAATCTAAATTTAAAAAGCTATTTTTAATAATGTCGTTAAAATTATATTGCTCCACCATCACACCCCCCTAAGGATTAAAATTATTTATACTCCTCTCTCTACAAATTACATATTTAGAGATAGCAGACCGATTGTGACTATCTAGTTGAAGTATGGTTTGGATATGTGAAGGTATAAATTCGTTAAATTTCACTTCCATTACAAGTAATGGGTATTTAATTGCTTCAACCGTCACAGTATCTTTATTAAAAATATCAGTTGAATTAACACTATAGCTTAATTGCTTATCAAAGGTTACTCGTACATCTGATATATCTCCCACATAAGCTTCGCGAACATAATCGACTATTACTCTCGGTGCAAGTTGTTCACTTCTCAACAACAAATAAAAATCACGGCATACATGCTCTTGCTTTTCTTTTAAAAACTCGTAGTCCCAATGTAACAGTTGTTCATATTCACCCCTTGTCAATGGAACAGACTCTTTACTGATATATTCACCAAAACGGTTTTTTCTCTCCAAGCGAATTACACTGTCGCTTAAATTGTAGATTCGAATACGGTACTTCTTCCGTTTAAACACTCCATAATTCTTTGTAAATAGATCCGTGTCATACACATTGTCAAAATATAAACTACGGATATGATAGCCTTCCTCATCGATCGAATATTTATCTCGCTGTAGCACCATTTGGATCCTGCTCCGCAGTAGCTTATATTCAAATTCATTAATATAATATTTTAATTCATGACGCAGCTTCTTAGTAAACCCGCTCACCATGATCACCGCCTTAAATCCATTAAACTACTTTATTACTAACTCTTTTAAACCCCAATAATAGTTTTCGTCCTGATCTATATAGATTTCAAAAGGGATTTGCACATGTCCCTTTGAATCACTAACAAGTACTCTCCAAAAATAACGGCCTACTTCAAGGTTTTGCATTTCAAAGTTTGTTTGCTGGAGAGACTTTTTTTCATAAATAATTTCGGTAAAATCAGGATCAGTGCTTATTTGTAGACTATAATCTAAATCATCCCCTTGAAAATCAAAGGATAAATCCCAGCTAAATCGAATTATTTCATCCTCAATTATAGCTTGCAAAAAAATAGGTGTGGGATATTCTAATAGTTTGTTAAAGGTTTGTATATTTTCAGCAGGCTGTTTAACTAATTGATAATATCGTTCATCAAAAGCAGCTGTTTCGACTGGTAAATAGGTTACATCAGGCTGTATTTCAATTATCGGCTTTATCGTAGTATAATAGGAATCTAGATATTCTTTTGTTTGTTCTTCTGTAACGATTTGATTTAATTGTTCAATTTTTTGTTGTAATGCAACTATATTGGCAGGATCCCTTAAAAACCTTCGATGCAGGACATTTCCCCAATACCTTGAAAGTCCCATCTGCCATTGTGGAACAGATTTATATTCATGCCAATCCCATGCTTTATCATAATCCCAAGGAATGAAATACCATTTTGTTGAATTTAACGGACGATACAAATAATAGTTTTGTGAAAGTGTATCTACATTTCCAAAAATGAAATTTACCGCCAACCATGTTAAATAATTGTCCCTTTCGAAGTACTCACTAACAACATCATTAATATTTTTTGTCAAATCATTTACCGCATCTAACATCTTTAAAAGTTCGGTATGATCGTTATCTCCTTTAATCTCCATTATCCTTTCAAATTGACTAACATCATATCCCGGATCATCAACTACCTTAAGTTGTTCGGGATAGCGAAAAAATTCAAAGGATTCAATTTTGTATAAGTTGCCGTATGGATTTAATCCATGAGCAGCCAAATAGCGTTTATTCACTTGTTCAATATGGGTAAATAACCCCATCGACTTAAACGAATTATCAGGTGGCATTTTTGTTAAATCTTTAACATGTAAATGTACAAAGTTAGTGCGCAGGCTTGGTAAATCAGGAAATAAACGAAAATAATCAAAAGATAGTTTATTCTTTACTCTTGTTTGATCAGAAATATGTTTATTTAAATTTAGCACTTGTTGACCATTCCAAAGACCCGCAGAGTCACGAAGTTTAATTTTGTAAGATTTTTGAGCTGCAATGCGACTCGATGCTCCTCTAATGCTAATCGTAGCATTTGCTTGTGAACTTCCATAACCTAATGCCCCTGCTTTTGGTCCAGTTTCATCGCCTTCCTCTAAAATCACAGCTAATTGTGGACTGCTTGTTTCAACACTATTAAACTGATACCATTTATTCATTTCATAAAAGGTTATGTTATTTTCCGATGTGCTTTCATTACTTAGGATCGTAACGTAAAAATGAGTTAATTCGCCTTCTTCGCCAAATCTATAAATCCGCTTGTCTTCTACAAGCTTTTCTGGGTTTCGCTCTATTTCAGAATTCTCCTCAACGTTTGCCACCTCATTATTCTTTTCTGTCTGATCAAGCCTTACCCCCATCAAGCTTACTCCAAAAATGAAAATTGATAACAACAATATCCACACGAAAATTCTGGTTCTTATAAGGCTTCCTCCTGTCTATTTTATATGTCGAAATTTTATTAAAAAGCCTTCTATCCAGGTTTTTTTATCAACAAAAATAACCGGTTGTGAACAAAAAGTATAGTAATCTATGTTGTTAACGTAGTTAATTAATTTGTAGATAGCCACACATAAACTAATAAATGATGCTAAAAAAATTGGAAATCCGTAAACAGCTTTTAACATAAAGATAGCTGTAAACAATGTACTAACTAAAAAGAAGATAGCAGTTGTTAAAAAGGCTCCGAACTGATCATCATAATAAAGCAATAAGATGATCATAGTGAATAACAAACTAAAAAATAAATTTCCAAGTGTAAGTATCATAAATAAATGCAATTGCTCAGACGTCATTCCAAATCTCGGTAATAGTTGGCTTCCTATGGTTATACTGCATAAAACAACAATCAACTGTATTTCCGCTAAAAATGTAAGCTCAGTCGATAATACCTTAAACATATTTTTTTTTGCATCTAGTATCTCTCTTAAAGGATATGAATGTAGAATACGATGATAATATTCTTTATGTGCTTGATAAAAACTTGTTTCGACGTAAATCATAAATAAAACCATCGCTGGCAGCACCGTTATATAAGAAAAAAAAACAGGAACATCATAGTAGGGTGATATTTTAAATGTTTGATCCACAACAATATTTAAATTTCCTTGCCAAATTATCAAGTTATGACTATACAATCCACCTATATAGAAAAAACCAGTAAAAAATAGGAATGGATATTTTTCTAAATAAATTAAAAATCGGAAGTATTCTTGATTGTTTTTCGTAAAATAGGACCTGATAAACTGGTTTAGTCTCATAATGATAAAGAAAAAGCCTACATCTAAACAAATAAAAACTGTAGTTGCATTATTAAGTTCAAGCATGATAATGCATATCCAAAATAGGAGCGCAGATATAAAAAAGCCAACAATGAAACTTTTCACAATTCTGATATAATCCTTTATCGCTGAAACATACATAGCTTGAATCCAAATGATGATTAGCTCGGAAAAAAATAAATATGAACAAATTTTAAAAGCTAAAGGCAAAGGTGAGTTATAGTAAAAAATAAATGTGCTGATTCCACCTATGCTTACACAAATACTTATTAGTCCAATCATCGACGATAAAATATAATCATCTTTCTCCAGAAATGATTGGTCTGCAATAAAACGTGATATTGTAAAACTAAAGCCACCAGTAATAATTTGCGAAAAGATAAAGGCATATTCAATACCAGCCATAAAACGGTCGATTTCAGACTCTACAGTATTTAATAACCCTAATAAATGCTTGGCTAGAGTAATCAATACTACGCAAAAAAACATTGGGCCTACGGTAACGATCGTAGAATAGCTAAACGCTCTTACATTTTTGATAATACCAGATTTTTGAAATAGCTCTTTCAATTGAAAACCAATACCAGCCATTTGTTAATCACCATATTTCTGATAAAGCGCTCGATAATTTTCAATCCATTTTTCCTTAGTATAGTATTTTTTTACCCGTTGATAACCATTTTCACCCATACGTTGTCGAACCTCCTCATTCTCACAAAGATACAGTATTCCTTCAGCCATTTGTAAATAGTGCATAACCGGTACAATAATCCCCGCCATTCCAAATGTGTCATTAGCATTAGTTAATAATTCTCTGCATGCCCCTACATCAGTTGCCACAAAAGGAATACGGCAAGCTAAGCCTTCTAATATTGCTAACGGTTGGGCTTCACTTATGCTAGAGAGCACCAAAACATCCATGCTCTGAATATATTTTTTTATATTAACTGGGCCAGTAAATGTTACATCTTCAAGAGCTAACGTCTCCATTAATTTAAGGCATTCTTGATAATAATCCTTATCCTCATCAACAGGACCCATGATAAAGAATTTTGTGTTTGAACGCTTTCGTTTCACAATTGAAAAGCTTTGTAATAAAGTTTTAATATCCTTAATCGGTGTCACTCGAACGATTGCACCAATAAAAATCTCATCATTGCCTTTATCAATTGCTTGAGGAAGATCCTGAAATTCTTCGAGAGATACGCCATTTGGGATAATCGACATCTTATCAGGCGAACAGCCTAGCTCTTTTTGAACTTCCTGATTACGTTTGTATAAAGTTACAATCTCACTTGCAAATGTATATGCACAGGAGGACATATTATAAAAGTATTGAATCCAAATATCTTTAAATTGTCCTTTTACCCAATTCGCTTTAATGATTTCTTCTTCTCTTTCTCTCGAGTAAATTCCATGTTCAGTTAAAATATATGGTTTGTTATATTGATAGGTTGCTATACTGCCAACTACTCCCGCGTAACCCGCTGATACACTATGATATAAGTCTGCCTTTGGTGCTTTATGGTTAATGCAAATGAATAAAGAAAGAACCATTGATCGCAATGTCCAATACATGGTTGTAAACGGTGTATATACATAATTCTCCAAACATATTTGTTTTAAAATATCAAAGAAGTCTTTACTTGTTAAAAAGTTA
Protein-coding regions in this window:
- a CDS encoding MarR family winged helix-turn-helix transcriptional regulator; its protein translation is MKFCYKQQIVQMVRTLYFCMEAHWAELGKQYDISPAQQHILFILITNGKTLTPSEISELGCWHISTITRLLKPLKERGFVTIEKDPNRSKFKNVTLTPTGENLFHKIIETIAEDDSFPFMMGHLTDEELDEFLHYGQKILNENKGKALCKKLFSAKIDGINYV
- a CDS encoding CBO0543 family protein, with translation MIFGFISVSFLLLLAIAVPKRISGIEIYATFFFAYFLGITTDLILDLKYNLYGYYKDGVQITSIIYLISIYFSVSTLFLNHFPYKGILLTKGIYIMAWSVFSIVYESIIVRTNLFYYNGWKLSYSASLYPIIFTILVLNLSFIRKLLMIYIRNAKAP
- a CDS encoding HNH endonuclease: MIIDIDHIILAIKNKKYWYFGNHSKNFVKMCYLVDLISNAGPNATQKDLDLLRERFNLRSNIKLEASMFKSMISSKVFGLLDPTNRDYVKCEPTAAFYAIKERVNGNYEKVNDYLDLIEQQIEKVYCITPLFETKSKEEFQLYPLFLLYKVLIEIGELTGKYEISDLEFNYFVSTSYKYEQWRDVVETILYYRTMDNMQSFVEEKLKTHQTTPPDQRYYQLISHIRLLKLVPASGKPQVYKIPTNSVDEVIKKVHAFENALATNAEAVPNGLTNFSTYIKLLGSNRSILQTTITEVDLLISKGLMTKANKYTTEGKEVYKLHKKRERDPRIIKAAKEKQKRQYGKLFCEICKFSFEESYGTIGENFIEGHHKKPLSAYSEYGDQTEVEDICLVCSNCHSMIHSQKPMLTIEELRKVIKK
- a CDS encoding acyl-CoA thioesterase, which codes for MNVHKYHFRVEWGDTDAAGIVFSPNFYKFMDQAAHNFFETIGFPLSKLVRVDKIGIPSVESKCTFKKPLYHEDDVIIQTSISELRDKVIKFSHEFVKDGEVVAYGYQVRALASIGGERVKAISIPPDMRAAIIETGIIQQYSNQQQ
- a CDS encoding DUF4956 domain-containing protein; amino-acid sequence: MVEQYNFNDIIKNSFLNLDSFIELSIVQIIVALLFSLLLGVFIYVVYKKTYKGVVYSHNFNITLVLMTMITSLIIMTISTNIVLSLGMVGALSIVRFRTAIKDPLDIVFMFWAIAIGIACGAGLFLLSLISSVLIAGVIYFLSRKKFKETVFLLVIHYEEHADSNVKMSMKNLSYVLKSKIIRNKMIELTVEVKLKIDNTAFVNHISEVKGVKDVSLVHYNGDYAT
- a CDS encoding polyphosphate polymerase domain-containing protein encodes the protein MVSGFTKKLRHELKYYINEFEYKLLRSRIQMVLQRDKYSIDEEGYHIRSLYFDNVYDTDLFTKNYGVFKRKKYRIRIYNLSDSVIRLERKNRFGEYISKESVPLTRGEYEQLLHWDYEFLKEKQEHVCRDFYLLLRSEQLAPRVIVDYVREAYVGDISDVRVTFDKQLSYSVNSTDIFNKDTVTVEAIKYPLLVMEVKFNEFIPSHIQTILQLDSHNRSAISKYVICRERSINNFNP
- a CDS encoding CotH kinase family protein produces the protein MGVRLDQTEKNNEVANVEENSEIERNPEKLVEDKRIYRFGEEGELTHFYVTILSNESTSENNITFYEMNKWYQFNSVETSSPQLAVILEEGDETGPKAGALGYGSSQANATISIRGASSRIAAQKSYKIKLRDSAGLWNGQQVLNLNKHISDQTRVKNKLSFDYFRLFPDLPSLRTNFVHLHVKDLTKMPPDNSFKSMGLFTHIEQVNKRYLAAHGLNPYGNLYKIESFEFFRYPEQLKVVDDPGYDVSQFERIMEIKGDNDHTELLKMLDAVNDLTKNINDVVSEYFERDNYLTWLAVNFIFGNVDTLSQNYYLYRPLNSTKWYFIPWDYDKAWDWHEYKSVPQWQMGLSRYWGNVLHRRFLRDPANIVALQQKIEQLNQIVTEEQTKEYLDSYYTTIKPIIEIQPDVTYLPVETAAFDERYYQLVKQPAENIQTFNKLLEYPTPIFLQAIIEDEIIRFSWDLSFDFQGDDLDYSLQISTDPDFTEIIYEKKSLQQTNFEMQNLEVGRYFWRVLVSDSKGHVQIPFEIYIDQDENYYWGLKELVIK
- the pelG gene encoding exopolysaccharide Pel transporter PelG produces the protein MAGIGFQLKELFQKSGIIKNVRAFSYSTIVTVGPMFFCVVLITLAKHLLGLLNTVESEIDRFMAGIEYAFIFSQIITGGFSFTISRFIADQSFLEKDDYILSSMIGLISICVSIGGISTFIFYYNSPLPLAFKICSYLFFSELIIIWIQAMYVSAIKDYIRIVKSFIVGFFISALLFWICIIMLELNNATTVFICLDVGFFFIIMRLNQFIRSYFTKNNQEYFRFLIYLEKYPFLFFTGFFYIGGLYSHNLIIWQGNLNIVVDQTFKISPYYDVPVFFSYITVLPAMVLFMIYVETSFYQAHKEYYHRILHSYPLREILDAKKNMFKVLSTELTFLAEIQLIVVLCSITIGSQLLPRFGMTSEQLHLFMILTLGNLFFSLLFTMIILLLYYDDQFGAFLTTAIFFLVSTLFTAIFMLKAVYGFPIFLASFISLCVAIYKLINYVNNIDYYTFCSQPVIFVDKKTWIEGFLIKFRHIK
- the pelF gene encoding GT4 family glycosyltransferase PelF; protein product: MRICIIAEGSYPYTLGGVAGWVHNLIASMPEHEFVIYAICATEKMKKNYYYQLPENVVGIEEVSLDTFISEKTKWGKRYKLTHEESFSIRSILDSKLANWEKVFSLFTSGKIDSVTNFLTSKDFFDILKQICLENYVYTPFTTMYWTLRSMVLSLFICINHKAPKADLYHSVSAGYAGVVGSIATYQYNKPYILTEHGIYSREREEEIIKANWVKGQFKDIWIQYFYNMSSCAYTFASEIVTLYKRNQEVQKELGCSPDKMSIIPNGVSLEEFQDLPQAIDKGNDEIFIGAIVRVTPIKDIKTLLQSFSIVKRKRSNTKFFIMGPVDEDKDYYQECLKLMETLALEDVTFTGPVNIKKYIQSMDVLVLSSISEAQPLAILEGLACRIPFVATDVGACRELLTNANDTFGMAGIIVPVMHYLQMAEGILYLCENEEVRQRMGENGYQRVKKYYTKEKWIENYRALYQKYGD